TTCGTTCTTCTGTTTCATGAAAAACACCCACACCATACGGCTGAATTCATCAACAAATGTTACAAAGTACTTGTTCCCTGCTACTATTGAGGGTTCGATTGGTCCACACACATCTGAATGAACCACTTCCAGTCGTTCCTTTGACTTAGGCTCGAGTTGTTTCTTGAATGGTCTCCTGGTTTGTTTCCCGACTAAGCAATTTTCACATTCCCTACTTGGTCATGTGATATTGGGTAACTCAGATACCATCTCTTTGCTGCTCAGTTGTTGCAGATCCTTGAAGTTTAGGTGTCCGAATCTCAGATGCCACTTCCAGGTTTCATCTTCTTTTACAGAAGATAGACACTGCAATGCCTCAACTACGTCCAGACGAACCTGAAAAGTCCGATTTCCTGATCTTGCACATTTAAGAATTAGATTTTTACCTTTGTCATATACCTCCATCTGTGCATCACCTCCCATGATGACCGTGTAGCCCTTTTCTGTCAGTTGTCCTACACTCAGAAGGTTGCACTTCATCTCTGGTACGAAAAGAACGTTTTCAAGCGTTGCATGCTGCCCATTCTTCCTTTTGACTTTTACAGTTCCAGACCCTTCTACTTTCAACGTGCTGTTGTCGGCAACTCTGACTTTACTTTTCTTGGattcatctagattcatcaACCAGTTCCTGTTATATGTCATATGATTAGAACAGCCGGAGTCTACGTACCAGATATTCTGTGTTATCCCGGTATCCTTTGTGTTGGTGGCAACCATAAGATTTATCGGTTCTGAC
This genomic interval from Vigna radiata var. radiata cultivar VC1973A chromosome 8, Vradiata_ver6, whole genome shotgun sequence contains the following:
- the LOC106770320 gene encoding uncharacterized protein LOC106770320 — protein: MEKGTDDQEEKGNSTDKRNAPRKKYSKEEKKNMECFVCRKKGHLSYECWFNKNNQNKKGQNKEAHVVEEEESESEPINLMVATNTKDTGITQNIWYVDSGCSNHMTYNRNWLMNLDESKKSKVRVADNSTLKVEGSGTVKVKRKNGQHATLENVLFVPEMKCNLLSVGQLTEKGYTVIMGGDAQMEVYDKGKNLILKCARSGNRTFQVRLDVVEALQCLSSVKEDETWKWHLRFGHLNFKDLQQLSSKEMVSELPNIT